Proteins encoded by one window of Arachis ipaensis cultivar K30076 chromosome B04, Araip1.1, whole genome shotgun sequence:
- the LOC107637233 gene encoding uncharacterized protein LOC107637233 (The sequence of the model RefSeq protein was modified relative to this genomic sequence to represent the inferred CDS: added 81 bases not found in genome assembly) produces the protein RRWQQPPPPPQQQQLPPLFIPSPSPSPTIPETKTETARNHNHNNNNNNRNYHNRQNRRKPPKLPHILSDSSPSDTPRSNYSNIFPTAYSTYSTTPSQASSVWNWENFYPPPPPPPPASDYFDQRSHVSTNTANNKKQCSQIDTEEEEDEEHYSEEDEDEEYSGPRSEQNFNTNHHHHHHQQQHQHQRQQLDDDERSEYDFFKHGEQASFRKQASFKKEGMSFQKQHHLIEDYAETEREEVHCSEWGDHYSTTTSSDDDGGGHGGRVGAVVEEEEEDSRSERSRSNFGSSVRGSSMRGSSVVGDPVTPPPPMAGKKAAPAVEEDDARSKYGEMMEMKMVVRHKDLKEIVEAIKESFDKAAVAGDQVSEMLQISQAQLDRSFKQLRKTVYHSSSLLSNLSSTWSSKPPLAVKYRLDTGSLAEPGGLKSLCSTLERLLAWEKKLYEEVKAREGWKIDHEKKLSALQSQEYKGEDEAKIFKTKTSINKLQSLIIVTSQAVTATSTAIIGLRDSDLVPQLVDLCHGFMYMWRSMHQHHETQSNIVQQVRGLVNRSSRGDSTSELHRQATRDLESAVSAWHSSFCRLIKFQRDFIVSLHAWFKLSLVPVHNDNVNLSISREPNDAYMFFDEWKLALERVPDTVASEAIKSFINVVHVIYTKQSEELKIKKRTESASKELEKKSSSLRTLERKFYNSYSMVGISLPDTGPDNGQGLDARDPLAEKKLELATCQRRVEDEMLRHSKAVEVTRAMTLNNLQTGLPGVFQALTSFSSLFTEALESVCTRSYAIK, from the exons ACCATACCCGAAACCAAAACCGAAACAGCAAGAAACCACAaccacaacaataacaataataaccgTAACTACCATAACCGTCAAAACCGTAGAAAACCGCCGAAATTACCTCACATTCTTTCAGATTCGAGTCCTTCCGATACTCCTCGAAGTAACTACTCGAATATCTTCCCAACCGCGTATTCTACTTATTCAACTACTCCTTCTCAAGCTTCCTCTGTTTGGAATTGGGAAAATTTTTaccctcctccaccaccacctcctcctgCTTCTGATTACTTCGATCAAAGAAGCCACGTCAGCACCAACACCGCCAATAATAAGAAGCAATGTTCACAAATCGAcaccgaagaagaagaagacgaagaacaCTAttcagaagaagatgaagatgaagaatatTCGGGACCGCGTTCTGAACAGAACTTTAATActaatcaccatcatcatcatcatcaacagcaGCATCAGCATCAGCGTCAGCAGTTGGATGATGATGAGAGATCGGAGTATGATTTCTTCAAACACGGAGAACAAGCGTCGTTTCGAAAACAAGCGTCGTTTAAGAAAGAGGGGATGTCGTTTCAGAAGCAGCATCATCTGATTGAGGATTATGCTGAGACTGAGAGAGAGGAAGTTCATTGCAGCGAGTGGGGGGATCATTACAGCACCACTACCAGCTCCGACGATGACGGTGGCGGCCATGGTGGTCGTGTTGGTGCAgtggtggaggaggaggaggaggattctAGGTCTGAGAGGAGCAGGTCGAATTTCGGATCGTCAGTGAGGGGGTCTTCCATGAGGGGATCGTCGGTGGTGGGAGATCCGGTGACGCCGCCGCCTCCGATGGCAGGGAAGAAGGCGGCGCCGGCGGTGGAGGAGGATGACGCAAGGAGCAAGTATGGGGAGATGATGGAGATGAAGATGGTGGTGCGGCATAAGGACTTGAAGGAGATCGTGGAAGCCATTAAAGAGAGCTTTGACAAAGCTGCGGTGGCCGGAGATCAGGTCTCTGAGATGCTCCAGATCAGTCAGGCACAACTCGATCGCAGTTTCAAGCAATTGCGGA AAACTGTGTATCATTCAAGCAGTTTATTGAGCAACCTGAGCTCCACTTGGTCCTCGAAACCACCATTGGCAGTTAAGTACCGGCTGGACACTGGTTCGCTGGCTGAACCAGGCGGTCTGAAGAGTCTCTGCTCCACTCTGGAGCGACTACTGGCTTGGGAGAAGAAGCTCTACGAGGAAGTTAAG gCTAGAGAAGGTTGGAAGATTGATCATGAGAAGAAATTGTCAGCGCTGCAGAGTCAGGAATACAAAGGAGAGGACGAAGCAAAGATATTCAAAACCAAGACTTCCATAAATAAGTTGCAATCACTAATTATTGTCACATCTCAGGCTGTGACTGCCACCTCAACCGCCATTATTGGCCTTAGGGACTCTGATCTTGTTCCTCAGCTTGTTGACCTTTGTCATGG ATTCATGTACATGTGGAGATCAATGCACCAGCACCATGAAACTCAAAGCAACATAGTACAGCAAGTCCGTGGCCTTGTGAACAGATCTTCCAGAGGCGACTCAACTTCTGAGCTGCACAGACAGGCGACACGTGATCTTGAATCCGCTGTGTCGGCTTGGCACTCCAGCTTCTGTCGCCTTATAAAATTTCAGCGCGACTTCATCGTCTCCTTACATGCCTGGTTCAAGCTTAGCCTTGTTCCAGTCCATAATGATAATGTCAACCTCAGCATCAGCAGGGAACCCAACGATGCATACATGTTTTTTGATGAATGGAAGCTCGCCCTTGAACGTGTCCCCGACACGGTTGCATCTGAGGCCATCAAGAGCTTCATCAACGTTGTCCATGTGATATACACCAAGCAATCTGAGGAGCTCAAGATCAAGAAGCGAACCGAGAGCGCTTCCAAGGAACTCGAGAAGAAGTCTTCGTCCTTGAGAACCTTAGAGAGGAAGTTTTATAATTCTTATTCTATGGTAGGCATTAGTCTTCCTGATACCGGACCGGATAACGGACAAGGTCTGGACGCACGGGACCCCCTAGCTGAGAAGAAATTGGAACTTGCAACATGCCAGAGGCGAGTCGAAGACGAAATGCTGAGGCACTCAAAGGCTGTGGAGGTGACAAGAGCAATGACACTCAACAATCTGCAGACAGGGTTGCCTGGAGTTTTCCAAGCACTTACCAGTTTCTCTTCATTGTTCACTGAGGCTCTTGAATCTGTGTGTACCCGTTCCTATGCCATCAAGTAG